In one window of Palaemon carinicauda isolate YSFRI2023 chromosome 2, ASM3689809v2, whole genome shotgun sequence DNA:
- the LOC137627467 gene encoding myosin regulatory light chain 2-like, whose translation MVEEKKVKKKKKKEEEPEAAAPAPPPPEPEPEAPAPTPVSSKPSSRKSSSRKAKKTGSNVFDMFTQRQVAEFKEGFQMMDRDKDGVIGKSDLRAVFDDVGKIASDRELQDMLDEAPNPINFTMLLQMFAERNSGQNDDDDVVAAAFNAFSSDGWIDGEVFRHALMTWGDKYSEQEVDDAFDQFELDDRGFIDTAAAIELLTGKADADAEAEAA comes from the exons ATG GTTGAAGAGAAGaaagtcaagaagaagaagaagaaggaggaggagccaGAGGCTGCCGCTCCAGCCCCACCCCCTCCAGAGCCAGAACCCGAGGCCCCAGCTCCCACCCCGGTCTCCTCCAAACCCTCTTCCAGAAAGTCCTCCTCCAGAAAGGCCAAGAAGACCGGGTCCAATGTCTTCGACATGTTCACCCAGAGGCAGGTGGCCGAGTTCAAAGAAGGTTTCCAGATGATGGACAGGGACAAGGACGGTGTCATTGGCAAGAGTGATTTACGAGCG GTGTTCGACGACGTAGGTAAGATCGCCTCCGACAGGGAATTACAGGACATGCTCGACGAAGCTCCCAATCCCATCAACTTCACAATGCTCCTGCAGATGTTCGCCGAGAGAAACTCAGGGCAAAATGACGACGACGACGTAGTAGCTGCTGCCTTCAACGCCTTCAGCTCCGACGGATGGATTGACGGCGAagt CTTCCGCCACGCCTTGATGACCTGGGGTGACAAATACTCGGAACAGGAAGTCGACGATGCCTTTGACCAGTTCGAATTGGATGATCGAGGTTTCATTGACACAGCTGCAGCGATCGAACTGCTCACGGGAAAAGCTGACGCCGATGCAGAAGCTGAGGCTGCATAG